GGCCGCTACAGTGCGGCAGCGGACAACCATCGGTCCAGCTTCTCCTTAAACCAGGAAGAGCAGGCACTGCTGACAACAGCACTAAATCAATACAATCAAATGTCCCAAGTGCTTTTATCCGCTGTGGATCAGAGAAATACCGATATTTTATATGACAGTCCTTACTCTAAACTATCGGACTCCAAAACAGATGCCATCGATAAGTACACCAGCCTCTATCTCAATCGGATTGCTTCCAAAGAAAAAGACCTACAGTTTTCTTTACACTTCATCTCTACTGTGGCCATTGTTCTCGGGATATGCCTGATTATGCTAGCTTCCAAGGCATTCTTTATCTATTTAAGAAACAACCAATATAATGCCTATTTCAATCAATTGTACAGTAAGGCCATCGAAAATGCTGACGTGGGTATGGCTATCGTGGATCATGAGCAAAAATATGAATACATGAATGCCACCTATAAGCAGCTTCTAAACATTCAATCACCAAATCCCCTGGGACAGACCACCTTTGCCCTGATGCCTGAAGAAATTGCTGAAGCTCTACCTGAATATTCCTTGTCACAGAATGCGAAAAATATACAGATGTCTTACACGTTTGAAGGGTCAATGCGTTACATCAATTATAATTGCTTTTCTATCTTTGATGACCGAAATGAACCGAAGTTTGTCACACTCATCCAAGACTGTACAGAAAGCAAGCTAAAGGATCAGGCTCTGCAACATCAATTAAAAGAGATTGAATTTTTCGCCAACGCCAAGTCGTCGTTTGTGGCCAACGTATCCCACGAAATCAAGACGCCGTTAAACGTGATTATCGGCATGGTTCACATCCTTCAGGGTATGAATCTAACCATGGAGCAAAAAGAAATTCTGGCAAAACTACATATTTCCTCTGAACTGCTCTTGAACATTATCAACGACGTACTGGATATATCTAAGATTAAAAAATCTAATTTTGTCCTCTATCCAGCTGACTTCAACTTACTCAGCATGGTCAGTGAATCAGAGGAAGTATTCAGGCCTCTGATTTATGACAAAGGCCTGGAGCTGATTAAGGATTTTCGCTTTCCAACCAGCCTATGTCTTTCTGCGGATAAAACTCGTTTAGCACAGGTTCTGCTGAATCTGGTTAATAACGCTTGCAAATTTACTACCACAGGCCACATTCGCCTGGCCATTGAGCTGCTAAACATGCAACAAAACTCTGCCTTGCTGAAATTCACCATTGAAGACACAGGTATGGGCATTGAACAGGAGGATATTTCCAAGGTATTCCAGGAATTTGAACAGTTGGAAAATCATCTGACCAAACAACACCAGGGAACTGGACTTGGACTAGCTATCTGCAAGCATGTGGTAACCGCTATGGGTGGTGATATCTGGGTTGAAAGCCTAAAAGGCTCTGGCAGCCGTTTTCAGTTTACGATCTGGGCTCCTACTGTAGATCCAGCCTCCTGTGAGTCTTCCTCTTTAGCAGGCAATTCTCTGTCTCTATTGGATGGCAAGGGGCGGCGTGTGCTAGTGGTAGAGGATACGGAATTAAACTACGAAGTAACTCAGAGCATGTTAGCAGACTCTCATATTGTCTGCGACCACGCTTGTGACGGTCAAGAAGCAGTAGACATGTGTCTAAAGGTTCCAGAAGACTACTATACCGTCATTCTTATGGATATTCATATGCCCGTTATGGACGGTTACACTGCCGCCGAAATCCTTAAAAGCGAGGTAGGTATTACTTGCCCAATTTTGGCTTTGACGGCCACCAACATTGATCCGGAGACAAAGGAAAAGTACAAAGGTATTATGGACGGCTTTATCAGCAAACCGTTCCGTTACAAGGAATTCTACCGTATCCTGCGTCCATACTTCGACGGTACTGGTGACGAACTCCCCGAATCAGCTTTAACAAGTGCTGATTTTGGGACAAGCTTTCTGGAGCAATCACAGGGTACAATCGCTCCAACCTCGGATTCGGATAAGGAGACGGCTGACACCTCCACAATCATAGAATCGAAAACAGATACGGATTTAAACCTTGTAGGATTTGTGCCCAAGCTAGCTGCTGCTTTCGAAGAGGAGGGGGACGACGACCAGCTCTATCCTGATCGGCTCTCCGAGCTGGATTTGACCGAAGCTGCCAAAAACTTGGGCTGTTCAGAAAGGTTGTACATCAAACATTTGATGAAATTTAAAAACACTTATAACCATGCAGACCAAGATATTCAAACGCTGATTTTAAACAATAATTATTTAGAAGCCCACCGGCTGGCTCATTCCATTAAAGGCCTGGCGGGCACGTTGGGACTAGTACCATTGCAACAAATCTCCACCCAGTTGGAAGCAGCTCTAAAAGAAGAATCGGAAAACGCTGCGACCCTCCTGTCTCAGTTCCGATATGAGCTGAAAGGCGTGTGCAAGAGTGCTGTCTCCTATACCTGAAAAGGGAGCAGAACCTGTTATTACACAGGCTCTGCTCCCTTTTTGTTTTCTTATGACTTAGCGTTAACAGCAAAGCAACTTTGCCAACCCTGTGTTCGCCACATTTAACAGTTACTATTTTTTCCAAGAACTTTTCAGGTCTACAATTCGGTTAAACACCAGATTTCCTTCGGTGGACAACTTGCTGTCTGCAATGTAATATCCATGTCGGAAGAATTGGAAACGCTCCCCAGCCTTGGCCTGGGCCACAGCTGGTTCAGCATAGGCTTCCAGCTCCGTTAGGGATGCTGGATTCATTATGTTTTCACCCTTCTCATCTTCAATCATCAAATGCCCATACTGGCGAATTTTGATCTTAATTGCAGTCTTGGCGTCTACCCAGTGAATAGTTCCTTTGACCTTTCGACCCTCAAACCCGCTTCCGCTTCTGGTCTCCGGGTCGTAGGTGCAGTGAAGCGCCTTGATTGTGCCATCTTCATTCTTGATGACCTCATTACAGGTAATGAAATAAGCGCCCTTAAACCGAACTTCGTTACCTGGGAAAAGCCGAAAATATTTCTTGATGGGCACTTCCATAAAGTCCTCGCCATCTACGTAGAGTTCCCTAGAAAAAGGCACCATCCGGCTGCCCATCTCTGGGACTTCCTTGCTGTTCTCAATCTCCATCTCTTCGGTCTGATTTTCCGGATAGTTCGTGATAATCACTTTAATCGGATTTTCTACCACATTTCGGCTTTCTACCTGATTCTTTAAATCTTCTCGGACACAATGCTCCAGCAAGGCCACATCCACCAAGCTGTTGGCCTTGGATACACCAATGCGCTCACAGAAATCTCGCACCGCTTCCGGTGTATAACCTCTTCTCCGCAGACCAGCAATCGTTGGCATCCGCGGATCATCCCAGCCTTCCACCGTTCCGTCTTCTACCATGGCTTTCAAATACCGCTTAGACATGACTGTATTAGTGATATTCAATCTGGCAAATTCAATCTGCTGAGGAGGTGCTTCCCACCAGCCCAGCTGCTCCAGTACCCATTCGTAAAGAGGCCGATGATCTTCGAACTCCAAGGTACAAATAGAGTGTGTAATCCCTTCGATAGCGTCTTCAATAGGATGAGCGAAGTCGTACATAGGGTAGATGCACCACTGATCCCCTGTGTTGTGATGGCTGACATGAGCAATCCGATAGATAACCGGGTCACGCAAGTTGATATTAGGAGAAGCCATGTCAATCTTGGCCCGAAGGACCTTTTCGCCATCTCCGTATTTACCGGCTCGCATCTCCTCAAAAAGGCTTATATTTTCTTCTACGCTGCGGCTTCTGTAAGGGCTTTCTTGTCCTGGTTCCTTTAAGGTCCCCCGGTATGCCCGAATCTGCTCTGCATTTAAGTCACACACAAAAGCCTTTCCCTTTTTAATCAGGTCTACTGCGGCTTCACACATTTTATCAAAATAATCAGAGGCCCAAAGGCGTTTATCCCATTGAAAGCCTAGCCAAGTTACATCTTCTTCAATGGAAGTCACATACTCCATGTCCTCTTTCACCGGATTCGTATCATCATATCTCAAGTTGCACTTTCCACCATATTTCTGAGCGGTAGAAAAGTTCAAGCAGATGGACTTAGCGTGTCCGATATGCAAATATCCATTAGGTTCCGGTGGGAATCGAGTATAAACCCGATCTCCGTATTTTTGTGTTTCCAAATCCTTTTCTATTATATTATGAATAAAATTGGAAGCGGTCTGCGTCTCTGTTCCTTCAGAGTTCACAGCTTTTTTCTCGTCAGTCATAATTCTTCCTCCTTTTGCTCCAATACTACTATCTTTATATTTAGCTATTGCCTTTAAATACGAAAATATACCAGTTCTCCCCAGCATATTTTAAGGTTGCAGGCTTCACCTTTGGCTGCTCCGCCGCAAGGTTGAATATGGTGAAATAATGCCAATGGCCTCCCAAACGTATTTTATTATGAATTGGTATTGTAACATGAAAACTTGGTCAATCAGGCTTCAATAAACGCGTCCTTTCGGCATCCCCCAACTCAATCCTTGTTTTTATTATACCATAGCCTTCGCCCCTTGGCAGCTCCGCTGCAAGGTTGGATATGGTGAAATAATGCCAATGGCCTCCCAAACGTATTTTATTATGAATTGGTATTGTAACATGCGAACTTGGTCAATCAGGCTTTAATAAACGCGTCCTTTCAGCATCCCCCAACTCAATCCTTGTTTTTATTATACCATATCCTTCGCCCTTTGGCGGCTCCGCCGCAAGGTTGGATATGGTGAAATAATGCCAATGGCCTCCCGGCCATTGGCATTATTATAACATTCCAGTTGCTTTTCACGCAATAAGTATTTACAATAATGGTATGCTCTGCATTACTCATAGTAGTGCATATCATCTTGATTTATTTCAGAAAGGTAATTGAATTA
The genomic region above belongs to Aminipila butyrica and contains:
- a CDS encoding ATP-binding protein is translated as MLHRFKYILVTMVLLSLSFVSCAVWYVSADSQLIHYERSKNSLLHLNNIYEQEYNGLVSKAKEYLATGDASAKYKFVTDTNDFISCNNRNLTYLSFSDEGKLSVLQFPGRYSAAADNHRSSFSLNQEEQALLTTALNQYNQMSQVLLSAVDQRNTDILYDSPYSKLSDSKTDAIDKYTSLYLNRIASKEKDLQFSLHFISTVAIVLGICLIMLASKAFFIYLRNNQYNAYFNQLYSKAIENADVGMAIVDHEQKYEYMNATYKQLLNIQSPNPLGQTTFALMPEEIAEALPEYSLSQNAKNIQMSYTFEGSMRYINYNCFSIFDDRNEPKFVTLIQDCTESKLKDQALQHQLKEIEFFANAKSSFVANVSHEIKTPLNVIIGMVHILQGMNLTMEQKEILAKLHISSELLLNIINDVLDISKIKKSNFVLYPADFNLLSMVSESEEVFRPLIYDKGLELIKDFRFPTSLCLSADKTRLAQVLLNLVNNACKFTTTGHIRLAIELLNMQQNSALLKFTIEDTGMGIEQEDISKVFQEFEQLENHLTKQHQGTGLGLAICKHVVTAMGGDIWVESLKGSGSRFQFTIWAPTVDPASCESSSLAGNSLSLLDGKGRRVLVVEDTELNYEVTQSMLADSHIVCDHACDGQEAVDMCLKVPEDYYTVILMDIHMPVMDGYTAAEILKSEVGITCPILALTATNIDPETKEKYKGIMDGFISKPFRYKEFYRILRPYFDGTGDELPESALTSADFGTSFLEQSQGTIAPTSDSDKETADTSTIIESKTDTDLNLVGFVPKLAAAFEEEGDDDQLYPDRLSELDLTEAAKNLGCSERLYIKHLMKFKNTYNHADQDIQTLILNNNYLEAHRLAHSIKGLAGTLGLVPLQQISTQLEAALKEESENAATLLSQFRYELKGVCKSAVSYT
- a CDS encoding glutamine--tRNA ligase/YqeY domain fusion protein, producing the protein MTDEKKAVNSEGTETQTASNFIHNIIEKDLETQKYGDRVYTRFPPEPNGYLHIGHAKSICLNFSTAQKYGGKCNLRYDDTNPVKEDMEYVTSIEEDVTWLGFQWDKRLWASDYFDKMCEAAVDLIKKGKAFVCDLNAEQIRAYRGTLKEPGQESPYRSRSVEENISLFEEMRAGKYGDGEKVLRAKIDMASPNINLRDPVIYRIAHVSHHNTGDQWCIYPMYDFAHPIEDAIEGITHSICTLEFEDHRPLYEWVLEQLGWWEAPPQQIEFARLNITNTVMSKRYLKAMVEDGTVEGWDDPRMPTIAGLRRRGYTPEAVRDFCERIGVSKANSLVDVALLEHCVREDLKNQVESRNVVENPIKVIITNYPENQTEEMEIENSKEVPEMGSRMVPFSRELYVDGEDFMEVPIKKYFRLFPGNEVRFKGAYFITCNEVIKNEDGTIKALHCTYDPETRSGSGFEGRKVKGTIHWVDAKTAIKIKIRQYGHLMIEDEKGENIMNPASLTELEAYAEPAVAQAKAGERFQFFRHGYYIADSKLSTEGNLVFNRIVDLKSSWKK